A single genomic interval of Spirosoma linguale DSM 74 harbors:
- a CDS encoding aminotransferase class IV (PFAM: aminotransferase class IV~KEGG: cbc:CbuK_1649 branched-chain amino acid aminotransferase), protein MFLVYNSDILHESDFRLSINDRAFSYGDGIFETIRYESKRIWFWSDHFARLSVGMTALGLTPPENFTVDSLHQTLLRLVDANGLTNQPARIKLQVWRQAGGLYTPTTNNVNVLISARPGNPFSISEKDRAGIYDDFRLSHSPISACKTLNALPYILAGVYKEQHSLDDVLLLDTDGHMAECMASTLFWYTSQTLYTPSLRTGCINGIIRRRLLRLASAFDITVTEGLYKPEALQQAEAVFCANVMGIQWLNQVENCIINTSETAKEQLLPLLNQLHI, encoded by the coding sequence ATGTTTCTGGTTTATAATTCGGATATACTTCACGAAAGCGATTTTCGACTTTCGATAAACGACCGCGCTTTTAGTTATGGCGACGGAATTTTTGAAACGATTCGGTACGAATCGAAGCGAATTTGGTTCTGGAGCGACCACTTCGCCCGGCTCTCTGTGGGCATGACTGCGCTGGGGCTAACACCTCCTGAAAACTTCACGGTGGATTCGCTCCACCAAACACTTTTACGGCTTGTTGATGCCAACGGGCTTACCAATCAACCCGCCCGGATTAAGCTTCAGGTGTGGCGACAGGCCGGTGGCTTGTACACACCCACCACAAACAATGTAAACGTCCTCATATCGGCCAGACCCGGCAATCCCTTTTCGATTTCAGAGAAAGACCGGGCAGGTATCTACGACGACTTCCGGTTAAGCCACTCCCCTATTTCTGCCTGCAAAACGCTGAACGCACTTCCCTACATCCTGGCGGGTGTGTACAAAGAGCAGCACTCCCTCGACGATGTGTTACTGCTCGACACGGATGGCCACATGGCCGAGTGTATGGCCTCTACTCTATTCTGGTACACCAGCCAAACGCTGTACACCCCTTCACTCCGGACAGGCTGTATCAACGGAATTATCCGTCGGCGGCTCCTCCGTCTTGCATCTGCCTTTGACATTACGGTTACTGAGGGTCTGTATAAGCCAGAAGCACTTCAACAGGCCGAGGCCGTATTCTGTGCGAACGTTATGGGGATTCAGTGGTTGAATCAGGTAGAGAATTGCATCATAAACACCTCGGAAACGGCTAAAGAACAGCTCCTGCCTTTATTGAACCAGCTTCACATCTGA
- a CDS encoding outer membrane efflux protein (PFAM: outer membrane efflux protein~KEGG: dal:Dalk_4861 outer membrane efflux protein), producing MQVAWKQMRVVVALLVTANLSATYAQSTGSAVSPGTGAVAPARVNLQQCIEIAQQNNIQIRQGRLTIANSELQLHQARLNQLPTAVFQGNQSLNGGRSINPQSNEFVQQTINSSSFQLNSSATLYNGGVLRSTVRQNELALQAGQQELNATQNNVSLTVAQNYLNVLTGTEQLAVAQRQADVTRAQLERTQRLVNAGSAPEANLFELRATLASNELEIINAQNTLDLAKVALLQAMNVPINQDFEVEPITVPDPGLDPYTASVQQLYDVASANLPEIKGADLRVKSANLGVQVAKGGLYPTLSLNGNLSTVYSSAAKTAVPNGQSTQQTIGFVTDPVTGTQIPINTSVPGYDRTGISYGTQLSNNFSQSVSLFLRVPIFQGNLSRNRITTAKIQQQNAELTALNTRLTLRQQIETAYTQVKAGANRYRATQAQVASLEKAFQVAESRLNAGAINATDYSIAKTNLDRARASLVQAKYDYVFRTKILDYYQNKPLSFN from the coding sequence ATGCAAGTGGCGTGGAAACAGATGCGGGTTGTAGTAGCCCTATTAGTAACGGCAAATTTGTCGGCAACATACGCACAGAGTACGGGCTCGGCCGTATCGCCGGGCACCGGAGCCGTTGCACCAGCCCGGGTAAACTTACAGCAATGTATTGAGATCGCCCAGCAGAACAATATTCAGATTCGGCAGGGGCGGTTAACGATTGCCAACAGCGAGCTGCAACTGCATCAGGCGCGGCTAAACCAATTGCCAACTGCCGTTTTTCAAGGTAACCAATCGTTAAATGGGGGGCGTAGTATTAACCCTCAATCCAACGAATTCGTCCAGCAAACGATTAACTCCAGTAGTTTTCAGCTCAACTCATCAGCGACGCTTTACAACGGTGGTGTGTTGCGCAGCACGGTCAGGCAAAACGAATTGGCACTTCAGGCGGGTCAGCAGGAGTTAAATGCCACCCAAAATAATGTCTCGCTAACGGTTGCTCAAAACTACCTGAACGTGCTGACGGGCACGGAACAATTGGCGGTGGCGCAACGCCAGGCCGATGTAACGCGGGCGCAGCTCGAACGTACGCAACGACTGGTCAACGCAGGTTCTGCTCCGGAAGCCAATCTATTTGAACTTCGGGCTACCTTAGCCAGCAACGAACTGGAGATCATAAATGCTCAGAATACGCTTGATCTGGCCAAAGTTGCTTTGTTGCAAGCCATGAATGTGCCAATCAATCAGGATTTTGAGGTCGAACCAATTACCGTTCCCGATCCTGGTCTAGACCCTTACACAGCGTCTGTACAGCAACTTTATGATGTGGCTTCTGCAAACCTGCCAGAAATTAAAGGCGCAGATTTGCGGGTTAAAAGTGCCAATTTAGGGGTACAGGTTGCCAAAGGCGGATTGTATCCGACGCTATCATTAAACGGTAACCTGAGTACTGTTTATTCCAGCGCAGCTAAAACGGCCGTTCCCAATGGACAATCAACGCAGCAAACGATTGGTTTTGTTACTGATCCCGTTACCGGAACCCAGATACCCATTAATACCTCAGTACCGGGTTATGACCGCACTGGTATCTCTTATGGCACGCAGTTAAGTAATAACTTTAGCCAGTCTGTTTCACTTTTTCTGCGGGTTCCGATTTTTCAGGGCAACTTATCGCGGAACCGGATTACTACGGCTAAAATCCAACAGCAAAACGCTGAGTTAACCGCCCTGAACACCCGTCTAACACTACGTCAGCAGATTGAAACGGCGTATACGCAGGTGAAAGCCGGAGCGAATCGGTACCGGGCGACGCAAGCACAGGTTGCCTCGCTGGAGAAGGCGTTTCAGGTCGCAGAGAGTCGGTTAAATGCCGGTGCCATTAATGCAACGGATTACAGCATTGCCAAAACGAACCTCGACCGGGCTCGTGCCAGCCTGGTACAGGCGAAATACGATTACGTGTTCCGGACAAAAATTTTGGATTACTATCAAAATAAACCGCTTAGTTTTAATTAA
- a CDS encoding efflux transporter, RND family, MFP subunit (TIGRFAM: efflux transporter, RND family, MFP subunit~PFAM: secretion protein HlyD family protein~KEGG: afw:Anae109_4295 RND family efflux transporter MFP subunit), translating into MKKKSSRIWWILGGLVVLLVGGLVAAKQTGMIGKPKSTEVDFATVKQLDITERVSASGRVQPQVEVKISPDVSGEIIGLYVNEGDPVKAGQLLCRIRPDNYESLLARARAAVNQSRAQLEQSKASVAQSSARLIRAKSDYERNRKLFADKVISAADLETSEANYNVAKQEVEAANANVRASQFNIQSAEASLRDANENLRKTSIYCPVNGTVSKLNIELGERVVGTSQMAGTEIMRIANLQNMEVRVNVNENDIVRVNLGDTADIEVDSYTTAGRKFKGVVYEIANTANGLTSASGAAASLSADAVTEFEIKVKILNNSYADLLAEKDKKGYPFKPGMTASVEIITDRKSGVLAVPIAAVTTRAADSTAIDTEKLADNSNGTVDEKPATQIDKKDKPKEIVFVNVGGKATQREVKTGISDFENIEIISGLKPGEQIISGPFIAVSKKLKNGELVVKRDPNKNKKKEEEKAD; encoded by the coding sequence ATGAAGAAGAAGTCAAGTCGAATTTGGTGGATATTGGGCGGACTGGTTGTCCTGCTCGTTGGTGGTTTGGTGGCCGCAAAACAAACCGGAATGATTGGCAAGCCGAAATCGACAGAGGTCGATTTCGCGACGGTTAAACAGCTCGACATTACCGAACGGGTAAGCGCATCCGGGCGCGTACAGCCACAGGTAGAAGTAAAAATCAGTCCCGACGTGTCCGGCGAAATTATTGGCCTGTACGTAAATGAAGGAGACCCTGTTAAAGCTGGCCAGCTTCTATGCCGTATTCGCCCCGATAACTACGAATCATTACTGGCGCGAGCACGGGCTGCTGTCAATCAGAGCCGGGCGCAGTTAGAACAGTCAAAGGCATCGGTAGCTCAGTCGAGCGCGCGTCTGATCCGGGCCAAGTCGGACTATGAACGAAATCGTAAGTTATTTGCGGATAAGGTAATCTCAGCGGCAGATCTGGAAACCAGTGAAGCGAATTATAACGTGGCTAAGCAGGAAGTTGAAGCTGCTAATGCAAATGTTCGGGCATCGCAGTTTAACATTCAAAGCGCCGAAGCCAGCCTGCGCGACGCCAACGAAAACCTCCGCAAGACAAGCATCTATTGCCCCGTTAACGGTACGGTATCCAAACTAAATATCGAATTGGGTGAGCGCGTAGTAGGTACATCGCAGATGGCCGGTACCGAAATTATGCGGATTGCCAATTTGCAGAACATGGAAGTACGTGTCAATGTCAACGAAAACGACATTGTGCGGGTAAACCTCGGCGATACGGCCGATATTGAAGTCGACTCCTACACGACTGCCGGACGAAAATTCAAAGGTGTTGTCTACGAGATTGCCAATACCGCCAACGGTTTAACGAGTGCCTCGGGCGCAGCTGCTTCACTCTCCGCCGATGCGGTTACGGAATTTGAGATAAAAGTGAAGATTCTGAACAACTCCTACGCCGATCTACTAGCTGAGAAGGATAAAAAAGGCTATCCTTTCAAGCCCGGTATGACGGCTTCGGTAGAGATTATTACTGATCGGAAGTCGGGCGTATTAGCCGTGCCTATTGCGGCTGTCACAACCCGTGCCGCCGATTCCACAGCGATAGATACCGAAAAGCTTGCAGATAATTCTAATGGTACCGTTGACGAAAAACCGGCAACTCAAATTGATAAGAAGGATAAGCCCAAAGAGATTGTCTTTGTCAATGTAGGTGGCAAGGCTACACAGCGGGAAGTGAAAACCGGTATCAGCGATTTTGAGAATATTGAAATTATTTCCGGTTTGAAACCGGGTGAGCAGATTATTTCGGGACCCTTCATTGCTGTCTCGAAGAAGCTCAAGAACGGTGAACTTGTCGTGAAGCGCGACCCGAATAAGAACAAGAAGAAAGAAGAGGAGAAGGCAGACTAA
- a CDS encoding Glycerol-3-phosphate dehydrogenase (NAD(P)(+)) (PFAM: NAD-dependent glycerol-3-phosphate dehydrogenase domain protein~KEGG: NAD+ dependent glycerol-3-phosphate dehydrogenase, putative) translates to MKVTQPIRLTMVGGGSWATALVKILSENNVSVKWWLRKTSDADHIKKFGHNPSYLSDVQINTRKVKVCTKIRDSFKDSEYIILAVPAAFISDALTGLKPEHFDGKSVISAIKGMVPGANQLVTDWVSEQYGVPMERMSVIAGPCHAEEVALEKHSYLTIASQNPRCAQSVADLLRCRFVQTTPVDDLYGIEYSAVMKNIIALACGITRGLGYGDNFQAVLVSNAMQEIKRFVDAVYPKHRDLSGSAYLGDLLVTAYSPFSRNRTFGTLIGRGYTIQSAQAEMNMIAEGYYAVKSIYEINRRYAVNMPITNAVYNILYDKAAPTGEMNLLKGVLV, encoded by the coding sequence ATGAAAGTAACTCAACCCATTCGACTCACCATGGTAGGCGGAGGCAGTTGGGCCACCGCTCTCGTTAAAATTCTCTCCGAAAATAACGTTAGCGTCAAATGGTGGCTCCGCAAAACGTCCGATGCCGATCACATCAAAAAATTTGGTCATAATCCAAGCTACCTGAGCGATGTACAGATCAACACCCGAAAAGTGAAGGTCTGTACCAAAATTCGGGATTCATTTAAAGACAGCGAATACATCATTTTGGCAGTTCCCGCAGCGTTCATTAGCGACGCCCTAACCGGATTGAAGCCAGAACATTTCGACGGAAAATCCGTTATTTCAGCAATCAAAGGGATGGTGCCGGGGGCAAATCAACTGGTTACCGACTGGGTTAGTGAGCAGTATGGTGTTCCAATGGAACGGATGTCGGTAATAGCGGGCCCGTGTCACGCAGAAGAGGTCGCCCTCGAAAAACATTCCTACCTGACAATCGCTTCACAGAACCCCCGTTGTGCCCAATCGGTGGCAGACCTGCTTCGGTGCCGTTTTGTGCAGACAACTCCTGTCGATGATCTATACGGTATCGAGTATAGTGCCGTTATGAAAAATATCATTGCGTTGGCCTGTGGCATCACAAGGGGGCTTGGATACGGTGATAATTTTCAGGCCGTACTCGTATCAAATGCCATGCAGGAAATAAAACGGTTTGTCGATGCCGTGTACCCAAAACACCGGGACTTAAGTGGGTCAGCTTATCTGGGCGATTTGCTCGTTACGGCTTATTCGCCGTTCAGTCGAAACCGCACATTTGGTACATTGATCGGCCGGGGGTACACCATTCAGTCGGCGCAGGCAGAAATGAACATGATTGCAGAGGGGTACTATGCCGTAAAAAGTATTTACGAAATTAACCGGCGATATGCGGTAAATATGCCCATAACGAATGCGGTATACAATATTTTGTACGACAAGGCGGCACCAACGGGCGAAATGAATTTGTTAAAAGGGGTATTGGTATAA
- a CDS encoding RNA polymerase, sigma-24 subunit, ECF subfamily (TIGRFAM: RNA polymerase sigma factor, sigma-70 family~PFAM: sigma-70 region 2 domain protein~KEGG: sit:TM1040_2177 RNA polymerase sigma factor) has protein sequence MKESRSPILTDEELLMGLAEGTDDALTHLYRRYFPMVLHFVTTNSGSEDDAKDIYQEALIVLYEKVRSGSLELHCQLKTYLYSVGRRLWLKQLAQRSRFMVRDVETPASDEFVAGQIEEDLSEHEERDRQFDLMADSLTRLGEPCRTLLDDFYIQHLSMQEITEKFGYTNTDNAKTQKYKCLMRLKRLFFSEYKA, from the coding sequence ATGAAGGAAAGCAGGTCACCCATATTAACTGATGAAGAGTTGCTGATGGGGTTGGCCGAGGGCACCGATGACGCATTGACGCATTTGTATCGACGGTATTTCCCAATGGTACTCCACTTCGTAACCACAAACAGTGGTAGTGAAGATGACGCCAAGGATATATACCAGGAAGCACTGATCGTATTGTATGAGAAGGTGAGGAGTGGTTCGCTGGAATTACATTGCCAGCTCAAAACATACCTCTATTCCGTTGGTCGCCGATTATGGTTAAAGCAGTTAGCCCAGCGAAGCCGATTCATGGTACGCGATGTAGAAACGCCCGCTTCAGACGAGTTTGTTGCCGGGCAGATTGAAGAGGACTTATCGGAACACGAAGAACGTGACCGGCAATTCGATTTGATGGCTGATTCGCTTACCCGACTCGGTGAACCCTGCCGAACCCTGCTGGACGATTTTTACATTCAGCACCTGAGCATGCAGGAGATTACTGAAAAGTTTGGCTATACCAATACCGACAACGCCAAGACGCAGAAATACAAATGCCTGATGCGGCTAAAGCGTTTGTTCTTTTCAGAATATAAAGCGTAA
- a CDS encoding peptidase S1 and S6 chymotrypsin/Hap (PFAM: peptidase S1 and S6 chymotrypsin/Hap~KEGG: dvu:DVU1468 peptidase/PDZ domain-containing protein) produces the protein METNEEKDIENILLAYGERVRFKQQLQAIQANADMKAMRQDAKSYRSESTGPIRTLWQMYRTTLAVAASAAIITTFGSIFLYQTYQQSHKQEQQYSLLSKEIQAVKSSQRRLLNDYNGRGRGLSTNPAQVSGSGFLLTGDGYFVTNNHIVRDADSVYVQSAKGEVYKARVVYTDQQHDLAFLQLCDDNAFRTMPTVPYSFDARPSDLGERVYTLGYPREEIVYGEGYLSSGTGYRGDSTAYQVAIGVNPGNSGGPLLDEKGNVIGIISGKQTTSEGVSFAVKTNYLLEALNNIPVDSLKGQPLKLNRRNTLANLSRKQQIKRMQDYVYQVKVFKHKD, from the coding sequence ATGGAAACGAACGAAGAAAAAGATATTGAAAACATCTTACTCGCGTACGGTGAGCGGGTTCGGTTTAAGCAGCAGCTTCAGGCAATACAGGCAAATGCTGATATGAAGGCTATGCGCCAGGATGCCAAATCCTACCGGTCCGAATCGACCGGGCCGATTCGGACGCTTTGGCAGATGTATCGGACAACGCTGGCTGTAGCGGCATCGGCTGCCATTATCACAACCTTCGGCTCTATATTTCTCTATCAAACCTACCAGCAAAGTCATAAACAGGAACAGCAGTATAGTTTGTTGAGCAAAGAAATTCAGGCCGTTAAATCATCCCAGCGGAGGTTGCTCAACGATTATAATGGACGTGGCCGGGGGCTGAGTACCAACCCCGCCCAAGTATCCGGTTCGGGCTTTCTGCTGACAGGCGATGGCTATTTTGTCACTAATAACCACATCGTTCGCGATGCAGATTCTGTTTATGTACAGAGTGCCAAAGGCGAAGTTTATAAAGCTAGAGTGGTGTACACCGATCAGCAGCATGATCTGGCATTTCTCCAGCTTTGTGACGATAATGCTTTCCGAACCATGCCCACGGTTCCCTACAGTTTCGACGCTCGGCCGTCTGACCTAGGGGAGCGGGTATACACACTTGGGTACCCACGCGAAGAGATTGTTTATGGCGAAGGCTACCTGAGTTCCGGCACTGGCTATCGGGGCGATTCGACAGCCTACCAGGTAGCGATCGGCGTCAATCCGGGTAATTCGGGTGGGCCGCTTCTGGACGAAAAAGGTAACGTTATCGGGATTATCAGCGGTAAGCAGACAACATCGGAAGGGGTAAGCTTTGCGGTGAAGACCAACTATCTGCTTGAGGCACTTAATAATATTCCGGTCGATTCCCTGAAGGGGCAGCCCCTTAAGCTAAACCGGCGAAATACGCTGGCCAATCTGTCTCGTAAACAGCAGATTAAGCGGATGCAGGATTATGTCTATCAGGTGAAGGTGTTTAAACACAAAGATTAA
- a CDS encoding late embryogenesis abundant domain-containing protein / LEA domain-containing protein (KEGG: late embryogenesis abundant domain-containing protein / LEA domain-containing protein) produces the protein MKKLMTLATALLLSAAAVSAQDTKQNAKETAHQAKETTKAAGRKVGREADKAGDKISSAAKNTKEDVKDGTNKALNKADRKMKKAERKLDNSK, from the coding sequence ATGAAAAAGCTCATGACACTGGCTACTGCTTTACTCTTATCAGCAGCCGCTGTGTCCGCCCAGGATACAAAACAGAATGCTAAAGAAACAGCTCACCAGGCTAAAGAAACAACCAAAGCAGCTGGCCGAAAAGTAGGTCGCGAAGCCGATAAGGCCGGAGACAAAATCTCGTCGGCGGCTAAAAATACCAAAGAAGACGTTAAAGACGGTACCAATAAGGCGCTCAACAAAGCCGATCGCAAGATGAAAAAGGCGGAGCGAAAACTGGACAATTCGAAATAA
- a CDS encoding Endonuclease/exonuclease/phosphatase (PFAM: Endonuclease/exonuclease/phosphatase~KEGG: sat:SYN_02542 hypothetical protein) translates to MTLRIRVRQVIAYFFRSLLWSLNLLLVLYTCFGYWLLYSLPTEHWSASMIMITLPVAWALNLIVVFCWLTSRPWRSWLSGIVLIIGLILFGSRTFVWHTPVEVISQGKPIKIFSYNVQSFDLNESWSFYTSSPRVRRTDNYVLRYDAPIKCFQEFYNSTSIPDYNVVLRFRKAGYRYSVLLYPQNALVPEGDIGAAIFSIYPIVDSGREPFGGSNGVVWANIKIGNDTIRVINVHLRSMGIRVGKVLTQKEMKGVKRETRGVLTALHNGFTDRREEVYKVIDYIRESPYPVIVTGDHNDTPYSVVYERLRQVLPNSFEDGGRGFGFTYNRLPGFIRIDHQFHDPKLPVLNFETLNYIGYSDHYPIVGTYLIK, encoded by the coding sequence ATGACGCTAAGAATACGGGTTAGACAGGTCATCGCCTATTTTTTTCGGTCGTTGCTTTGGTCATTAAATCTATTACTGGTTTTATACACCTGTTTCGGGTATTGGCTGTTGTATAGTTTGCCAACCGAACACTGGTCGGCAAGTATGATTATGATCACCCTGCCCGTAGCCTGGGCACTGAATTTAATCGTTGTTTTTTGCTGGTTAACCTCCCGCCCTTGGCGAAGCTGGCTCTCGGGGATTGTCCTGATTATTGGTTTAATTCTGTTCGGATCGCGCACCTTTGTGTGGCACACACCGGTCGAAGTAATTAGTCAGGGCAAGCCGATAAAAATTTTTAGCTATAACGTTCAGTCATTTGACCTGAACGAGAGCTGGTCTTTCTACACAAGTTCGCCCCGCGTTCGTCGAACGGATAACTATGTCTTGCGCTACGATGCGCCCATCAAATGTTTTCAGGAGTTTTATAACTCCACGTCGATACCGGATTATAACGTTGTACTGCGGTTCAGAAAAGCTGGATACCGCTACTCTGTCCTTTTGTACCCCCAAAACGCACTGGTACCGGAAGGCGATATAGGAGCCGCTATTTTTTCCATATACCCAATTGTGGACTCAGGACGCGAACCATTCGGGGGGTCGAACGGAGTTGTATGGGCAAATATTAAGATAGGGAACGACACCATCCGTGTCATCAATGTCCACCTGCGCTCCATGGGCATCCGTGTTGGAAAAGTTCTGACACAGAAAGAGATGAAAGGCGTGAAGCGAGAAACGCGTGGTGTGCTGACGGCGCTGCACAATGGCTTTACAGACCGTAGGGAGGAAGTTTATAAGGTTATTGACTACATCCGCGAAAGCCCTTATCCCGTTATCGTTACCGGCGACCACAACGACACGCCTTACAGTGTCGTTTACGAACGATTACGCCAGGTACTACCCAATAGTTTTGAAGATGGAGGCCGGGGGTTCGGCTTTACGTATAACCGCCTGCCAGGGTTTATTCGGATCGATCATCAGTTCCATGACCCGAAACTGCCGGTCTTAAATTTCGAAACCCTCAACTACATCGGTTATTCGGACCACTATCCGATTGTGGGAACATATTTGATCAAGTAG
- a CDS encoding protein of unknown function DUF150 (PFAM: protein of unknown function DUF150~KEGG: sat:SYN_01790 hypothetical protein) encodes MDDKAKITELLQPYLKNDLFYIVDIQVAGRQGGRLKVTILLDSDAGITIDDCADISRRLGGQMDEMNFFGDSPFTLEISSPGVDYPLTFSRQFVRNVGRQLIVTLTDGVIRKGVLESVAEDHIVLDIEAEKKSKSKKKKDADVSPDLQPVGPTPILFGQIKKAQVEVSFK; translated from the coding sequence ATGGACGACAAAGCAAAAATTACCGAACTACTACAGCCCTACCTGAAAAACGATTTATTTTATATCGTTGATATTCAGGTAGCTGGAAGGCAAGGTGGCCGACTGAAGGTCACTATTTTGTTGGACAGCGATGCGGGTATTACGATTGATGACTGTGCCGATATTAGCCGTAGGCTAGGAGGACAGATGGACGAAATGAATTTTTTCGGAGATTCGCCATTCACGCTGGAGATTTCATCCCCCGGCGTTGATTATCCGTTGACTTTTTCGCGTCAGTTTGTCCGCAATGTGGGCCGTCAATTGATTGTGACGCTCACCGATGGAGTTATCCGTAAAGGGGTACTCGAATCGGTAGCCGAAGATCATATTGTTCTGGATATAGAAGCAGAAAAAAAGTCGAAGAGTAAAAAGAAAAAGGATGCCGACGTATCTCCCGACCTCCAACCGGTTGGCCCAACGCCAATCTTGTTCGGGCAGATAAAAAAAGCGCAAGTAGAAGTATCATTTAAATAA
- a CDS encoding NusA antitermination factor (TIGRFAM: transcription termination factor NusA~PFAM: NusA domain protein~KEGG: mes:Meso_3928 transcription elongation factor NusA), whose protein sequence is MTSGLLIESFADFARSKNIDRPTMIAILEDVFRTMIRKKYGTDENFDVIINAESGDLEMWRTREIVDDNSEDIWDYDKIPLAEARKIQDDFEVGEQVAEEVKLDDFGRRVVQTARQTLIQKIKDMEKELLYQKYKDQVGDLVTAEVYQLLKHEIILVDGESNELSLPRTEQISKDRYRKGEPVKAVISRVDMLNGTPKIVLSRTSPVFLERLFEIEVPEIYDGLISIRKIVREPGERAKVAVESYDDRIDPVGACVGMKGSRIHGIVRELGNENIDVINYTENLELLISRALSPAKISSMQIDRETKRVSVFLKPDQVSLAIGKGGQNIKLAGRLVDMEIDVFRDNEGQEDDEDVDLMEFSDEIDEWMIQELRKVGLDTAKSVLALNKEELVRRTDLEEDTVEEILNILKQEFE, encoded by the coding sequence ATGACCAGTGGACTATTAATTGAATCGTTTGCTGATTTTGCCCGGTCGAAGAACATTGATCGGCCTACCATGATCGCTATTCTGGAAGATGTTTTTCGGACCATGATTCGTAAGAAATATGGCACCGACGAAAATTTCGACGTGATCATCAACGCCGAAAGTGGTGATCTCGAAATGTGGCGGACGCGCGAAATTGTGGATGATAACTCGGAAGATATCTGGGACTATGACAAAATCCCACTCGCCGAAGCACGTAAAATTCAGGATGACTTTGAGGTGGGTGAACAGGTTGCCGAGGAGGTGAAGCTGGACGATTTTGGCCGTCGGGTAGTGCAAACAGCCCGTCAGACACTCATCCAGAAGATAAAGGACATGGAGAAAGAACTCCTTTATCAAAAGTATAAGGACCAGGTTGGTGATTTGGTGACTGCTGAAGTATATCAGTTGCTGAAGCACGAGATTATTCTGGTTGATGGTGAGAGCAACGAATTGAGTTTACCCCGCACGGAGCAGATTTCTAAAGATCGGTACCGGAAGGGTGAGCCAGTAAAAGCGGTCATTAGCCGGGTCGATATGCTCAACGGTACACCTAAAATTGTACTGTCCCGTACATCGCCTGTATTCCTGGAGCGCCTGTTTGAAATCGAAGTACCAGAGATTTATGATGGCCTGATATCGATTCGTAAAATCGTTCGGGAGCCGGGCGAACGGGCTAAAGTTGCCGTTGAATCGTACGACGACCGGATTGACCCCGTTGGTGCCTGCGTAGGTATGAAAGGATCACGGATTCACGGTATCGTACGCGAACTCGGCAACGAAAACATCGACGTGATCAACTATACCGAAAATCTGGAACTGCTTATCAGCCGGGCGCTTAGCCCCGCCAAAATCAGTTCGATGCAGATTGACCGGGAAACAAAACGCGTATCTGTTTTCCTGAAGCCCGATCAGGTTTCGCTGGCTATCGGTAAAGGTGGTCAGAACATTAAGCTGGCCGGCCGGTTGGTAGATATGGAAATCGACGTATTCCGGGATAACGAAGGACAGGAAGATGACGAAGACGTTGACCTGATGGAATTCTCGGATGAGATCGACGAGTGGATGATCCAGGAACTTCGAAAAGTGGGTCTGGATACCGCTAAAAGCGTACTGGCCCTGAATAAAGAGGAGCTCGTTCGCCGTACCGATCTGGAAGAAGATACCGTCGAAGAGATTTTGAATATCCTGAAACAGGAATTTGAGTAA